One stretch of Arachis hypogaea cultivar Tifrunner chromosome 20, arahy.Tifrunner.gnm2.J5K5, whole genome shotgun sequence DNA includes these proteins:
- the LOC112783083 gene encoding ceramide kinase isoform X3 has translation MEGEGNDCAFMGEDSHPGAPLHGNSSILSSTFFLDHVGEVSLVFNSDGLFWEPINSPNASAMVEGEVDGDCGCYSNGNKRKHSLRKGILQLSALEMKRPDGSICFGIKSRSKAASEIKLSDIYAVELSHHGPIHITNLPHATEHLLFGNDIKLYRFIVHGFIRSKNQLSQWIPTTYTFGHKDFRVCEMWVNKLNAFLDRDVGRPRNLLVFVNPKSGKRNGCKTWEAVGPIFSRAKVETKVILTKRAGQALDVMSSMTNKELNNYDGVVAVGGDGFFNEILNGFLSPRFKAPNPPTPSDFVHPADDNGDSSVLKENERAQEIPEQCEDKIPFISSEDQSAAKASYNISGETDDEFHILNQRFRIGIIPAGSTDAIVMCTTGTRDAVTSALHIVLGKRVRLDIAQIVRWKATPRSEIQPYMRYTASFAGYGFYGDVITESENYRWMGPKRYDYAGTMVFLKHRSYEAEIAYLDVGSDEPNLTSKRRHEDNMSELNTQKSERRVCCVDCKICNENSDPTSTGISSLTPHLYSEGGKWKKSKGRFLSVGAALISCRNDKAPDGLVVDAHLSDGFLHLILIRECPHASYLRHLIQLTKSGGSPLNFQFVEHHKTPTFTFTSMGKESVWNLDGEIFEAHQLSAQVFRGLVCLFASGPQV, from the exons ATGGAGGGAGAAGGAAACGATTGCGCTTTCATGGGAGAAGATTCTCATCCAGGTGCACCTTTACACGGTAACTCATCAATTTTGAGCTCGACGTTTTTCTTAGATCATGTTGGCGAAGTGTCTCTCGTCTTCAACTCGGATGGGCTATTTTGGGAACCAATTAATTCACCAAATGCT TCAGCCATGGTGGAAGGAGAGGTTGATGGTGATTGTGGATGTTACTCCAATGGCAACAAAAGAAAGCACAGCTTGAGAAAAGGCATCTTGCAGCTTTCAGCACTGGAAATGAAGCGACCG GATGGTTCAATTTGCTTCGGCATTAAGTCTAGGTCTAAAGCTGCTAGTGAGATAAAACTTTCTgacatatatgctgttgaattaTCCCATCATGGTCCGATTCATATAACAAACCTGCCTCATGCTACTGAGCACCTACTTTTTGGAAATGACATAAAG CTGTACCGGTTTATAGTCCATGGTTTTATAAGGAGCAAGAATCAGCTATCTCAGTGGATTCCCACTACATATACTTTTGGTCATAAAGATTTTCGTGTATGTGAAATGTGGGTAAACAAGCTCAATGCGTTCTTGGACCGTGATGTTGGAAGGCCAAGGAATCTTTTG GTTTTTGTTAATCCAAAGAGTGGGAAACGAAATGGCTGTAAAACCTGGGAAGCTGTGGGTCCTATTTTCTCCCGTGCTAAAGTTGAAACGAAG GTGATTCTAACAAAGAGAGCAGGACAGGCACTTGATGTGATGTCATCTATGACAAACAAGGAGCTTAACAATTATGATGGTGTTGTAGCTGTT GGTGGTGATGGATTTTTCAATGAAATCCTCAATGGGTTCCTTTCCCCCAGGTTTAAAGCTCCCAACCCACCAACTCCTTCAGACTTTGTTCATCCAGCAGATGATAATGGTGATTCATCAGTtctcaaagaaaatgaaagagCCCAAGAGATCCCTGAACAATGTGAAGATAAGATTCCCTTTATTTCAAGTGAAGACCAATCTGCAGCAAAAGCATCATATAATA tttcaggAGAAACGGATGATGAATTTCATATTCTCAATCAACGGTTTAGAATTGGGATTATTCCTGCTGGTTCAACTGATGCTATTGTTATgtg TACAACTGGAACTCGAGATGCTGTAACATCTGCGTTACATATTGTCCttggaaaaagagtgcgcctcgACATAGCTCAAATTGTACGGTGGAAAGCCACTCCGAGATCTGAGATCCAACCATATATGCGCTATACAGCCTCCTTTGCTGg GTATGGATTTTATGGTGATGTCATCACAGAGAGTGAGAATTATCGATGGATGGGTCCTAAGCGTTATGATTATGCAGGAACAATggtatttttaaagcatag GTCATATGAAGCCGAAATAGCATATCTAGATGTTGGATCAGATGAACCTAATTTAACTTCCAAAAGGAGGCATGAAGACAACATGTCAGAATTGAACACACAAAAGTCAGAAAGACGTGTTTGTTGTGTTGATTGCAAAATTTGCAATGAAAATTCAGATCCTACATCTACTGGAATTTCCAGCCTAACACCTCATTTGTACTCCGAAGGAGGAAAATGGAAGAAATCTAAAGGACGTTTTCTTAGCGTAGGAGCTGCTTTAATCTCTTGCAGAAATGATAAAGCACCTGATGGGTTGGTGGTTGATGCACACCTTTCAGATGGTTTCCTTCATCTTATATTGATTAGAGAGTGCCCCCATGCTTCTTACTTACG GCACCTAATTCAACTAACAAAAAGTGGTGGAAGcccattaaattttcaatttgttGAGCATCATAAG ACCCCAACATTTACTTTTACTTCTATGGGCAAGGAGAGTGTATGGAATCTAGATGGTGAGATATTTGAAGCTCATCAACTTTCAGCTCAAGTGTTCCGTGGCCTTGTGTGCTTATTTGCATCTGGTCCTCAAGTTTAA